One genomic segment of Hevea brasiliensis isolate MT/VB/25A 57/8 chromosome 3, ASM3005281v1, whole genome shotgun sequence includes these proteins:
- the LOC110639326 gene encoding calmodulin-binding protein 60 B, whose protein sequence is MAPKRPFHWDAGEDGTDDAPARDSKRFNVSRDVLGKLSVQDMVAGIEPFLRAVVRDEAEQTVLRFFQPSFRPSFNQTETSEAREFLLQFVNRPPSTIFTGSKVETEDGDPIRIELLNANSKTLVNSGPLSCMKIEIVVLDGDFGLDNREDWGDNEFDANVIRERERRRPLITGGDINVTLEAGVGLISDIVFTDNSSWQRSRKFRLGARLVPRTCSEARIREARSEPFVVKDHRGESYKKHHPPRLDDEVWRLERIAKQGASHKKLAECGIHTVRDFLQAHARNPSELRMVLGDGISNKIWHIIINHANNCVLDDKVYTYFEAGTWLLFNSVHKLMGAAFDGQTYEPLDALAPSEKAHVESLRQQAYKNVDAFIPTDAQSIFGPTRSLTWLPPESFNGSNRNLQQLEFPIARQDQPEMLLDFNTMDNQLEGSISQNNTYPPYMLRRSFKVRGISSLPYPGENSWSTIVSQQWPVGTSSQPTPEDNHLQGQTSSWSTPNTLIFSSGNEGELGLFSSHPCFGVLAKSKAGWCKLRAAILWGLVRRAIAAKRM, encoded by the exons ATGGCGCCAAAGAGGCCTTTTCATTGGGATGCTGGTGAGGATGGGACTGATGATGCTCCAGCTCGGGACAGTAAGCGGTTTAA TGTCAGTAGAGATGTTCTGGGAAAGCTTTCAGTGCAGGATATGGTTGCTGGGATTGAACCTTTCCTTCGAGCAGTG GTGCGAGATGAGGCAGAACAAACTGTTCTGCGATTCTTTCAACCCTCCTTCAG ACCATCATTCAATCAGACTGAGACCTCAGAAGCAAGAGAATTCCTGTTGCAATTCGTTAACAGACCACCGTCTACCATCTTTACTGGTAGCAAGGTAGAAACTGAGGATGGTGACCCCATCAGGATTGAATTGTTGAATGCCAATAGCAAGACCCTTGTGAATTCAGGTCCTTTGTCTTGTATGAAGATTGAGATTGTTGTCCTTGATGGTGATTTTGGTTTGGATAACCGGGAAGATTGGGGTGATAATGAATTCGATGCTAATGTTATCCGAGAACGAGAGCGTAGAAGGCCTCTGATAACCGGAGGAGATATAAATGTTACATTAGAAGCAGGAGTGGGTCTGATCAGTGATATAGTTTTCACCGACAATTCTAGTTGGCAAAGGAGTCGAAAATTTCGGCTGGGAGCTAGACTTGTGCCAAGAACTTGCAGCGAAGCAAGGATTAGGGAAGCTAGGAGTGAACCTTTCGTGGTAAAGGATCATCGTGGAGAGT CGTATAAGAAACATCACCCTCCAAGGTTGGATGACGAGGTCTGGCGTTTGGAAAGAATAGCAAAACAGGGTGCATCCCACAAAAAGTTGGCAGAATGTGGAATTCATACTGTGAGGGACTTTCTGCAGGCACATGCACGAAATCCATCTGAACTGCGAATG GTGCTTGGAGATGGAATTTCAAACAAGATATGGCATATAATTATAAACCATGCAAATAATTGTGTTTTAGATGATAAGGTATACACTTACTTTGAAGCAGGAACTTGGCTTCTTTTCAATTCCGTGCACAAGCTCATGGGAGCAGCATTTGATGGCCAGACGTATGAGCCTCTGGATGCACTAGCTCCTTCTGAAaag GCCCATGTGGAAAGTTTAAGGCAACAAGCTTATAAGAATGTGGATGCATTTATCCCGACCGATGCTCAATCCATTTTTGGCCCTACAAGGTCCTTGACATGGCTACCACCAGAGTCATTCAATGGTTCAAATCGCAATCTGCAGCAACTTGAATTCCCAATTGCTCGGCAAG ATCAACCAGAAATGCTGCTGGATTTCAACACCATGGACAACCAGTTAGAAGGTTCCATATCACAGAATAATACTTATCCTCCATACATGCTAAGGAGAAGTTTCAAAGTGAGGGGTATATCTTCTCTTCCCTACCCAGGAGAAAACAGTTGGTCTACAATTGTATCACAACAATGGCCAGTAGGGACAAGTAGTCAACCAACTCCTGAGGACAATCACCTGCAGGGTCAAACATCAAGCTGGTCAACTCCTAATACTTTGATTTTCAGTTCAGGTAATGAAGGAGAACTAGGATTATTCTCTTCTCACCCATGTTTTGGTGTCCTTGCAAAATCCAAAGCAGGGTGGTGCAAGCTACGAGCTGCTATCTTGTGGGGCTTAGTTAGGCGAGCCATTGCTGCAAAAAGAATGTAG
- the LOC131168708 gene encoding uncharacterized protein LOC131168708, producing the protein MDREGGSNGGSCYYSVLGIRRDASFSDIRTAYRKLAMKWHPDKWARNPGVAGEAKRRFQQVQEAYSVLSDEAKRSMYDAGLYDPLEGEDEDFCDFMQEMISMMNNVKDEGDSFEDLQRMFVEMVGGDEVSFDLNGDPTDRTRARVNSSKGNAAKRNTSRC; encoded by the exons ATGGATCGGGAAGGAGGATCCAACGGCGGATCTTGCTACTACTCTGTTCTGGGGATTCGCAGGGACGCCTCCTTCTCTGATATCCGCACTGCTTATCGCAAACTCGCTATG AAATGGCATCCAGACAAGTGGGCCCGAAATCCGGGGGTGGCCGGAGAGGCAAAACGGCGGTTTCAGCAAGTCCAAGAAGCGTACTCCG TTCTCTCAGACGAAGCAAAGAGGTCAATGTACGATGCTGGGCTTTATGATCCTCTGGAGGGAGAAGATGAA GACTTTTGTGACTTCATGCAAGAGATGATTTCCATGATGAACAATGTGAAAGACGAG GGAGACAGCTTTGAAGATCTTCAAAGGATGTTCGTGGAGATGGTCGGTGGAGATGAAGTGAGCTTTGACCTTAATGGAGATCCAACGGATAGAACGAGGGCACGCGTTAATTCATCAAAAGGTAATGCGGCTAAGCGCAACACGTCTCGCTGCTGA
- the LOC110639278 gene encoding uncharacterized protein LOC110639278 isoform X1, giving the protein MAPPNSNLFASIDMGTNSFKMLIVQADPSGKFLTIDRHKNPVCLGRDSSTSISAESHLRALQCLQEFNQILKYNNISPCSIRCVATAAVREADNAIELRKAIHQSTGLDVVVLSGEEEARFVYLGVLQFLPVFGKRVLVVDIGGGSTEFVIGDRGNVILGVSLKLGHVGLTQKSLSSGNVSDMRKFVKLVIRESGLIEKVKECGFEVVVGTSGTVRAIEEAIFYGYGQDLVDSNEVLFRNCNRDWKFSRGELRSVVDRLCKEGVAERIQRDKFFKRRSEFIVAGAVLLEEIFEVIGIEEMEVSGYALGEGVIADTLAKVYHGYDLNPNVRWTSVVRFAMRFSDKKRIKSAAKCASVATEIFQGLRKWIEVADNQPKINLHLAEKDLECLEAACLLHNIGLSTGKKGYHKQTYRIIMNNDHLHGYSADEVKLIALLTRHHRKKFPESDHSNLKEIPEVLKMKFRILCIIIRISVILQQNDCLNFQDVEVLHSHEGFKLIFRQAGNKTALPVGEDMERELKKELAQFNIVFRQQLLVEGQLCTSESSKS; this is encoded by the exons ATGGCTCCACCAAATAGTAATCTTTTTGCCTCAATAGACATGGGCACCAACTCCTTCAAAATGTTAATAGTCCAAGCAGACCCATCAGGCAAATTCCTCACCATTGATCGCCACAAGAACCCTGTATGCCTCGGTCGCGACTCTTCCACTTCCATCTCAGCGGAATCCCATCTTCGTGCCCTCCAGTGCCTTCAAGAATTCAACCAAATCCTCAAATACAATAACATCTCTCCCTGTAGTATCCGCTGCGTCGCCACTGCAGCAGTGCGCGAGGCAGATAACGCAATCGAGCTGAGAAAGGCAATACATCAAAGTACTGGATTAGATGTCGTTGTTTTGTCTGGTGAAGAGGAGGCAAGGTTTGTGTACTTGGGTGTACTTCAGTTTTTACCAGTTTTTGGGAAAAGAGTTTTGGTTGTGGATATTGGAGGTGGGTCTACAGAATTTGTCATAGGGGACAGAGGAAATGTTATTTTGGGGGTCTCTTTGAAGTTGGGGCATGTGGGTTTGACTCAGAAGTCACTTAGTAGTGGTAATGTTTCGGACATGAGAAAGTTTGTCAAGTTAGTTATAAGAGAATCCGGGTTGATTGAGAAAGTTAAGGAGTGTGGTTTTGAGGTGGTTGTTGGGACTTCAGGGACTGTTAGGGCAATTGAGGAAGCTATTTTTTATGGTTATGGACAAGATTTGGTTGATAGTAATGAGGTTTTGTTCAGGAATTGTAATAGGGATTGGAAGTTTAGCAGAGGAGAGTTGAGGAGTGTTGTTGATAGGTTGTGTAAGGAAGGAGTGGCAGAGAGGATTCAGAGAGATAAGTTTTTCAAGAGAAGATCAGAGTTTATTGTTGCTGGTGCAGTGTTATTGGAGGAGATATTTGAGGTGATTGGAATTGAAGAGATGGAGGTTTCTGGGTATGCATTGGGAGAGGGTGTTATTGCTGACACTTTGGCTAAAGTGTATCATGGTTACGACTTGAATCCTAATGTGAGGTGGACTTCTGTTGTAAGGTTTGCGATGAGGTTTAGTGACAAGAAGAGAATTAAATCAGCAGCAAAATGTGCTAGCGTTGCCACT GAGATTTTTCAGGGCTTGAGAAAATGGATAGAGGTTGCTGACAATCAACCTAAAATTAATCTCCACTTGGCTGAAAAGGATCTTGAATGTCTTGAAGCTGCCTGTTTACTTCACAATATAgggctttccactggtaaaaaagGTTACCATAAGCAGACTTATCGAATAATTATG AATAATGATCATCTTCATGGATATAGCGCTGACGAGGTCAAG TTAATAGCACTACTTACAAGGCATCACAGGAAGAAATTCCCAGAATCTGATCATTCCAATTTGAAGGAGATTCCTGAAGTG TTGAAGATGAAATTCAGAATTCTTTGCATCATCATTCGGATATCAGTCATATTACAACAAAATGATTGTTTGAACTTCCAAGATGTGGAAGTTCTACATTCTCACGAAGGATTCAAACTG ATATTCAGGCAAGCTGGGAACAAAACTGCTTTACCTGTGGGAGAGGACATGGAGAGAGAACTGAAAAAGGAATTAGCACAAttcaacatt GTATTCCGGCAACAGTTGTTGGTTGAGGGGCAGTTGTGCACTTCAGAATCATCAAAAAGCTGA
- the LOC110639278 gene encoding uncharacterized protein LOC110639278 isoform X2: MAPPNSNLFASIDMGTNSFKMLIVQADPSGKFLTIDRHKNPVCLGRDSSTSISAESHLRALQCLQEFNQILKYNNISPCSIRCVATAAVREADNAIELRKAIHQSTGLDVVVLSGEEEARFVYLGVLQFLPVFGKRVLVVDIGGGSTEFVIGDRGNVILGVSLKLGHVGLTQKSLSSGNVSDMRKFVKLVIRESGLIEKVKECGFEVVVGTSGTVRAIEEAIFYGYGQDLVDSNEVLFRNCNRDWKFSRGELRSVVDRLCKEGVAERIQRDKFFKRRSEFIVAGAVLLEEIFEVIGIEEMEVSGYALGEGVIADTLAKVYHGYDLNPNVRWTSVVRFAMRFSDKKRIKSAAKCASVATGLRKWIEVADNQPKINLHLAEKDLECLEAACLLHNIGLSTGKKGYHKQTYRIIMNNDHLHGYSADEVKLIALLTRHHRKKFPESDHSNLKEIPEVLKMKFRILCIIIRISVILQQNDCLNFQDVEVLHSHEGFKLIFRQAGNKTALPVGEDMERELKKELAQFNIVFRQQLLVEGQLCTSESSKS; the protein is encoded by the exons ATGGCTCCACCAAATAGTAATCTTTTTGCCTCAATAGACATGGGCACCAACTCCTTCAAAATGTTAATAGTCCAAGCAGACCCATCAGGCAAATTCCTCACCATTGATCGCCACAAGAACCCTGTATGCCTCGGTCGCGACTCTTCCACTTCCATCTCAGCGGAATCCCATCTTCGTGCCCTCCAGTGCCTTCAAGAATTCAACCAAATCCTCAAATACAATAACATCTCTCCCTGTAGTATCCGCTGCGTCGCCACTGCAGCAGTGCGCGAGGCAGATAACGCAATCGAGCTGAGAAAGGCAATACATCAAAGTACTGGATTAGATGTCGTTGTTTTGTCTGGTGAAGAGGAGGCAAGGTTTGTGTACTTGGGTGTACTTCAGTTTTTACCAGTTTTTGGGAAAAGAGTTTTGGTTGTGGATATTGGAGGTGGGTCTACAGAATTTGTCATAGGGGACAGAGGAAATGTTATTTTGGGGGTCTCTTTGAAGTTGGGGCATGTGGGTTTGACTCAGAAGTCACTTAGTAGTGGTAATGTTTCGGACATGAGAAAGTTTGTCAAGTTAGTTATAAGAGAATCCGGGTTGATTGAGAAAGTTAAGGAGTGTGGTTTTGAGGTGGTTGTTGGGACTTCAGGGACTGTTAGGGCAATTGAGGAAGCTATTTTTTATGGTTATGGACAAGATTTGGTTGATAGTAATGAGGTTTTGTTCAGGAATTGTAATAGGGATTGGAAGTTTAGCAGAGGAGAGTTGAGGAGTGTTGTTGATAGGTTGTGTAAGGAAGGAGTGGCAGAGAGGATTCAGAGAGATAAGTTTTTCAAGAGAAGATCAGAGTTTATTGTTGCTGGTGCAGTGTTATTGGAGGAGATATTTGAGGTGATTGGAATTGAAGAGATGGAGGTTTCTGGGTATGCATTGGGAGAGGGTGTTATTGCTGACACTTTGGCTAAAGTGTATCATGGTTACGACTTGAATCCTAATGTGAGGTGGACTTCTGTTGTAAGGTTTGCGATGAGGTTTAGTGACAAGAAGAGAATTAAATCAGCAGCAAAATGTGCTAGCGTTGCCACT GGCTTGAGAAAATGGATAGAGGTTGCTGACAATCAACCTAAAATTAATCTCCACTTGGCTGAAAAGGATCTTGAATGTCTTGAAGCTGCCTGTTTACTTCACAATATAgggctttccactggtaaaaaagGTTACCATAAGCAGACTTATCGAATAATTATG AATAATGATCATCTTCATGGATATAGCGCTGACGAGGTCAAG TTAATAGCACTACTTACAAGGCATCACAGGAAGAAATTCCCAGAATCTGATCATTCCAATTTGAAGGAGATTCCTGAAGTG TTGAAGATGAAATTCAGAATTCTTTGCATCATCATTCGGATATCAGTCATATTACAACAAAATGATTGTTTGAACTTCCAAGATGTGGAAGTTCTACATTCTCACGAAGGATTCAAACTG ATATTCAGGCAAGCTGGGAACAAAACTGCTTTACCTGTGGGAGAGGACATGGAGAGAGAACTGAAAAAGGAATTAGCACAAttcaacatt GTATTCCGGCAACAGTTGTTGGTTGAGGGGCAGTTGTGCACTTCAGAATCATCAAAAAGCTGA